One Nocardiopsis gilva YIM 90087 genomic window, GCCCGCGCCCGCAGTAGCCGAAGCCCGCAACGACCACGGTGCGGCCGGCGAGCATGGCGTTGGTGGCGCGCATGATGCCGTCGATGGTGGACTGCCCGGTGCCGTAGCGGTTGTCGAACATCCGCTTCGTGGCGGTGTCGTTGACGGCCACCATCGGCAGGGTGAGGACGCCTTCGGCCTGCATCTGGCGCAGCCGGATGACCCCGGTCGTGGTCTGCTCACAGCCGCCGAAGGCCTCGGCGAGCAGCTCCGGCCGCTCCAGGGACGCGATGTTGACGAGGTCGCAGCCGTCGTCCAGCAGCATGTGCGGGCGGTGTTCGAGGACCGCCAGGAGATTGCGGTCGTAGCTCTCGGCGTCCATCCCGGCGCGGGCGTGCACCGTGATGCCGTACTCGGCGACCAGCGCGGCGGCGGTGTCGTCCTGGGTGGACAGCGGGTTGGAGGCGGCCAGCGCGATCTCGGCCCCGCCGGCGCGCAGGGCGCGCAGCAGGTTGGCGGTCTCCGCGGTCACGTGCATGCACGCGGCGATGCGCACGCCGTCCAGGGGTCGCTCGGCGGCGAAGCGGTCGTGCACCCGGCGCAGCGCGGGCATGGCGCGGGCCGCCCATTCCACGCGGCGGACCCCGGCCTGGGCCAGGCCGAGGTCCGCGACGTCATGCTCGGGAGTTGCCATGGTCTATGGCGTGATCGCCAGTATCAGTAGCGGTAGTGGTCGGGCTTGTACGGCCCGGCGACGTCGACACCGATGTAGGCGGCCTGCTCCTTGGTCAGTTCGGTGAGCTTGACCCCGAGGGCGTCCAGGTGCAGCCGCGCGACCTTCTCGTCGAGGATCTTGGGCAGCGTGTAGACGTCGGTCGGGTACTCGTCGGTCTTCGCGAACAGCTCGATCTGCGCGATGACCTGGTTGGTGAAGCTGTTGGACATCACGAAGCTGGGGTGACCGGTGGCGTTGCCCAGGTTGAGCAGGCGCCCCTCGGACAGCACGAGGACCGTGTGGCCGTCGGCGAAGCGCCACTCGTGGACCTGCGGCTTGATCTCGGTCTTCTTGATGCCCGGGATCTTCTCCAGCCCGGCCATGTCGATCTCGTTGTCGAAGTGGCCGACGTTGCCGACGATGGCCTGGTGCTTCATCCGCGACATGTGGTCGGCGGTGATGATGTCGAAGTTGCCGGTGGTGGTGATGACGATGTCGGCGATGTCGACGACGTCGTCGAGGGTCGTCACCTGGTAGCCGTCCATGGCGGCCTGCAGGGCGTTGATCGGGTCGATCTCGGTGACGATGACGCGGGCGCCCTGGCCGCGCAGCGCGTCGGCGGAACCCTTGCCGACGTCGCCGTAGCCGCAGATGACCGCGACCTTGCCGCCGATGAGGACGTCGGTGGCGCGCATGATGCCGTCGGGCAGCGAGTGGCGGATGCCGTACTTGTTGTCGAACTTGCTCTTGGTGACCGAGTCGTTGACGTTGATGGCCGGGAAGAGCAGCTTGCCGTCGCGATGCATCTCGTACAGGCGGTGCACGCCGGTGGTGGTCTCCTCCGTCACGCCCTTGATGCGGGACGCGATGTTGGTCCACTTCTTCGGGTCGGCCGCGAGGCTCTTCTGAAGGAGGGTGAGGAAGACCTTGAACTCGTCGCTGTCGGCGGTGGCGGGGTCGGGAACCGCTCCGGCCGCCTCGAACTCGGCACCCTTGTGCACGAGCATGGTGGCGTCGCCGCCGTCGTCGAGGATCATGTTGGGGCCGTCACCACCGGGCCAGGTAAGCGCCTGCTCGGTGCACTGCCAGTACTCCTCCAGGGTCTCGCCCTTCCAGGCGAAGACCGGCACGCCCTTGGGGTCGTCCGGGGTGCCGTCGGGGCCGACGACGACCGCGGCGGCGGCGTGGTCCTGGGTGGAGAAGATGTTGCAGCTCACCCAGCGCACCTCGGCGCCCAGCGCGACAAGGGTCTCGATGAGGACGGCGGTCTGCACGGTCATGTGCAGCGAGCCCATGATCTTGGCGCCCGCGAGCGGCTTCGAGGCGCCGAACTCGGCGCGGGTGGCCATCAGGCCGGGCATCTCGTGCTCGGCGAGACGGATCTCCTTGCGACCGAACTCGGCCAGTGACAGGTCGGCGACTTTGAAGTCGAATGACATGCGTGTCCTCACTCCAGACGGGTGGATGCGACCCGAGTCTAGAGGTGCTGGTGTGGTCGATACACGACCCTTGTCGCGATATTGACATTTCATTGTCAGAAATGACCCCGAGAGGGGAAGCGTCCGGTTAGAGTCACGTCCATGGCCGACGTCGATAACCCCCGAGCCGCCGCTCGTTCCAGTGCCGCCCGCCCTTCGGAGGGAGCGGGCGCGGCCGCGCCCGGCACCGGTGGTGAGTCCGGTCACGAGCGCATCCCGATCTCCGCGGCGGCCGAACGCCTGGACACGACCGCCCGCATGCTGCGCTACCGGGAGAGCCTGGGCCTACTGCCCGTGACCAAGGAGCAGCCCACCGGCCGCGGACACCGCCACCGCCGGTTCTCCGAGGCCGACCTGCGGACCGTGGCCGTCGGCCTGGAACTGGAACGGGCCTACGGCATCACCCCGGCGGCCCTGGCCTTCGCCCTGCGCATGCTCGCCGAACCCACCACCCTCGCGCGCGTCCGCTCGTTCGGCGAACGCCTCG contains:
- the ahcY gene encoding adenosylhomocysteinase, coding for MSFDFKVADLSLAEFGRKEIRLAEHEMPGLMATRAEFGASKPLAGAKIMGSLHMTVQTAVLIETLVALGAEVRWVSCNIFSTQDHAAAAVVVGPDGTPDDPKGVPVFAWKGETLEEYWQCTEQALTWPGGDGPNMILDDGGDATMLVHKGAEFEAAGAVPDPATADSDEFKVFLTLLQKSLAADPKKWTNIASRIKGVTEETTTGVHRLYEMHRDGKLLFPAINVNDSVTKSKFDNKYGIRHSLPDGIMRATDVLIGGKVAVICGYGDVGKGSADALRGQGARVIVTEIDPINALQAAMDGYQVTTLDDVVDIADIVITTTGNFDIITADHMSRMKHQAIVGNVGHFDNEIDMAGLEKIPGIKKTEIKPQVHEWRFADGHTVLVLSEGRLLNLGNATGHPSFVMSNSFTNQVIAQIELFAKTDEYPTDVYTLPKILDEKVARLHLDALGVKLTELTKEQAAYIGVDVAGPYKPDHYRY
- a CDS encoding MerR family transcriptional regulator, which encodes MADVDNPRAAARSSAARPSEGAGAAAPGTGGESGHERIPISAAAERLDTTARMLRYRESLGLLPVTKEQPTGRGHRHRRFSEADLRTVAVGLELERAYGITPAALAFALRMLAEPTTLARVRSFGERLGRVTPPPVRAMDFEKQKALRLLQQRKEKERGRERGQGARSDQDRGRPEGP
- the ahcY gene encoding adenosylhomocysteinase; its protein translation is MATPEHDVADLGLAQAGVRRVEWAARAMPALRRVHDRFAAERPLDGVRIAACMHVTAETANLLRALRAGGAEIALAASNPLSTQDDTAAALVAEYGITVHARAGMDAESYDRNLLAVLEHRPHMLLDDGCDLVNIASLERPELLAEAFGGCEQTTTGVIRLRQMQAEGVLTLPMVAVNDTATKRMFDNRYGTGQSTIDGIMRATNAMLAGRTVVVAGFGYCGRGLAERARGMGARVIVTEVDPVKALDAVMQGYTVLPMDEAAPIGDVLVTVTGNRDVIRAEHIASLKDGAVLANSGHFDVEIDLHALEALAVEVRHEVRPQTDEYVLADGRRVVLLAEGRLVNLGAAEGHPAAVMDLSFSVQALTVVWLARHRDTLTPGVLEVPADIDTEVARLELAALGVGIDHLTPDQEEYLHSWHV